A single Streptomyces mirabilis DNA region contains:
- a CDS encoding glycosyltransferase family 2 protein, producing the protein MSVHSHSAVPHDAATPEFPRHVVTAVLVSHDGARWLPEALAGLLGQERPVQNAVAADTGSADDSALLLTDALGADRVLHLARRTGFGQAVEEAIRGAGMLTPDDLPYLKRPSGWDPVTRTWRDDAYDMPELPHGEPEQWLWLLHDDSAPEPDALAQMLRVVESEQEFGREVAVVGPKLRGWYDRRALLEVGVTIANSGRRWTGLDRREQDQGQHDHVHPVLAVSTAGMLIRRDVFEELGGFDRRLPLMRDDVDLCWRAHAAGHRVLVAPEAVVRHAEAASRERRTVDCVGRTAASPHKVDKAGAVYTLLVNARTAQLPWILIRLVLGTLLRTVAYLVGKVPGQAVDEIRGLLGTLLRPERILAGRRRRGRPQVDKGELRALFPPPGATVRATVEQVAGNFMGSDDPDATTGVGRHGGAVESGPGGDDADFLQIEQFARLKRIARNPGPMLFLVLLFVSLLACRGLLGSGSLAGGALLPAPADASELWSRYVDGWHPVGAGGTETAPPYLALVALLSSLLLGSTGLAVTVLLVASVPLAGFAAYFASRPLVESRLLRAWASVVYAFLPAAAGALAGGRIGTAFLAILLPLIARASIAASGLAHSSGARGSWRATWAYALLLTFTTAFTPIVWPIALVLGIALLVVRRKEITAYGPRFLAQLGTPLLVLAPWSLTLLPFGFFKEAGMPYGASAASALDLLGASPGGPGTVSGLMLIGIVLAALAALMRSERQRAVWAAWAVALVALVFAVLSNKSAWAGPATLVYGLALLAAATVGADGARARVAEQSFGWRQPVAALIAFASAAGPLLVAAGWVLGGADGPVERRDPVQVPAFVAEESGTRDQARTLVLDSDSGARVGYTLVRGSGARMGDGELAAEGGENKKLDKVVANLVAGSGADQANQLGGFAVRYVLVRKGAPREMSRVLDATPGLTRLSQQDGSALWRLDSQVSRASIVPKSGEALSIAAGPVELHTTIPSGGEGRVLRLADTADAGWTATLDGKPLTRTTVDDWAQGFELPASGGRLDVTFDAPMSHTGWLWAQGALAVVLVVLALPGRRRDVDDDLPEEPVVPAQDATGEGRRARRLRAQAEAEAEQSDQAVQEEGALPPPEEEAEQTPASVPQQQAYDEWDSSTYAGAEYGYGGEQYQGRQQYPAGTYEQPYQADPYQAGQYDPYAYGGTAAYDPMQTYQGYDGTGQGYDAAYDPNTPPQPPHGTDSERPDGSQQ; encoded by the coding sequence ATGTCCGTGCACAGCCATTCGGCAGTCCCACACGACGCCGCCACACCTGAGTTTCCGCGCCACGTGGTGACCGCGGTCCTCGTCTCCCACGACGGCGCCCGCTGGCTGCCCGAAGCGCTCGCCGGTCTGCTCGGCCAGGAGCGCCCGGTGCAGAACGCGGTGGCGGCCGACACCGGCAGCGCGGACGACTCCGCCCTGCTGCTGACCGACGCACTCGGCGCCGACCGGGTGCTGCACCTCGCCCGGCGCACCGGCTTCGGCCAGGCCGTCGAGGAGGCCATCCGCGGCGCCGGCATGCTCACCCCGGACGACCTGCCCTATCTGAAGCGCCCCAGCGGCTGGGACCCGGTCACCCGGACCTGGCGCGACGACGCCTACGACATGCCGGAGCTCCCGCACGGCGAGCCCGAGCAGTGGCTCTGGCTGCTGCACGACGACAGCGCCCCCGAACCCGACGCCCTGGCCCAGATGCTCCGGGTCGTGGAGAGCGAGCAGGAGTTCGGCAGGGAAGTCGCCGTGGTCGGCCCCAAGCTGCGCGGCTGGTACGACCGGCGAGCGCTCCTGGAGGTCGGCGTCACCATCGCCAACTCCGGCCGCCGCTGGACGGGCCTGGACCGCCGCGAGCAGGACCAGGGCCAGCACGACCACGTCCACCCCGTGCTCGCCGTGTCCACCGCCGGCATGCTGATCCGGCGCGACGTCTTCGAGGAACTCGGCGGCTTCGACCGCCGACTGCCCCTGATGCGTGACGACGTCGACCTGTGCTGGCGCGCCCACGCCGCCGGGCACCGCGTCCTCGTCGCCCCCGAAGCGGTCGTCCGGCACGCCGAGGCCGCCTCCCGCGAGCGCCGCACCGTCGACTGCGTGGGCCGCACCGCCGCCTCCCCGCACAAGGTCGACAAGGCGGGCGCCGTCTACACCCTCCTCGTCAACGCCCGTACGGCACAGCTGCCCTGGATCCTGATCCGGCTCGTCCTCGGCACCCTGCTGCGCACCGTCGCCTACCTCGTGGGCAAGGTCCCCGGACAGGCCGTCGACGAGATCCGCGGCCTGTTGGGCACCCTGCTGCGCCCCGAGCGGATCCTCGCGGGCCGCCGCAGACGCGGTCGCCCCCAGGTCGACAAGGGCGAGCTGCGTGCCCTGTTCCCGCCGCCCGGCGCCACCGTGCGGGCCACGGTCGAGCAGGTCGCGGGCAACTTCATGGGCAGCGACGACCCCGACGCCACCACCGGCGTCGGACGGCACGGCGGCGCGGTCGAGTCCGGACCCGGCGGCGACGACGCCGACTTCCTCCAGATCGAGCAGTTCGCCCGGCTCAAGCGCATCGCCCGCAACCCCGGCCCGATGCTCTTCCTGGTGCTGCTGTTCGTCTCCCTCCTGGCCTGCCGCGGCCTGCTCGGCAGCGGATCGCTCGCGGGCGGCGCGCTGCTGCCCGCGCCCGCCGACGCCTCCGAGCTGTGGTCGCGCTACGTCGACGGCTGGCACCCGGTGGGCGCCGGCGGCACGGAGACCGCGCCGCCGTACCTCGCGCTCGTCGCCCTGCTGTCCTCCCTGCTCCTCGGCTCCACCGGGCTCGCGGTCACCGTGCTCCTGGTGGCCTCCGTCCCGCTGGCCGGCTTCGCCGCGTACTTCGCCTCGCGCCCCCTCGTCGAGTCGCGCCTGCTGCGCGCCTGGGCGTCCGTGGTGTACGCCTTCCTGCCCGCCGCGGCCGGCGCCCTCGCCGGCGGCCGCATCGGCACCGCCTTCCTCGCGATCCTGCTGCCGCTCATCGCGCGCGCGAGCATCGCCGCCAGCGGGCTGGCGCACTCCTCCGGAGCGCGCGGCAGCTGGCGCGCCACCTGGGCGTACGCCCTCCTGCTGACATTCACCACGGCGTTCACGCCGATCGTGTGGCCCATCGCGCTGGTCCTCGGAATCGCCCTCCTCGTAGTGCGCCGAAAGGAGATCACCGCCTACGGGCCGCGTTTCCTGGCCCAGCTCGGCACCCCGCTGCTGGTCCTCGCCCCCTGGTCGCTGACGCTGCTCCCGTTCGGCTTCTTCAAGGAAGCCGGGATGCCCTACGGCGCGAGCGCGGCCTCCGCGCTCGACCTGCTCGGCGCCAGCCCCGGCGGTCCCGGCACGGTCAGCGGGCTGATGCTCATCGGCATCGTGCTGGCGGCCCTGGCCGCCCTGATGCGCAGCGAGCGGCAGCGAGCGGTGTGGGCCGCCTGGGCCGTCGCCCTGGTGGCGCTCGTCTTCGCCGTGCTGTCCAACAAGTCGGCCTGGGCGGGACCCGCCACCCTCGTCTACGGCCTCGCACTGCTCGCCGCCGCCACGGTCGGTGCCGACGGGGCACGCGCGCGGGTGGCAGAGCAGAGCTTCGGCTGGCGTCAGCCGGTCGCCGCGCTCATCGCGTTCGCCTCGGCCGCCGGCCCGCTGCTGGTGGCCGCCGGATGGGTCCTCGGCGGCGCCGACGGTCCCGTGGAGCGCCGCGACCCGGTGCAGGTGCCCGCGTTCGTCGCCGAGGAGAGCGGCACCCGCGACCAGGCCCGCACCCTCGTCCTCGACAGCGACTCCGGCGCCCGCGTCGGCTACACCCTCGTCCGCGGCTCCGGCGCCCGCATGGGCGACGGTGAACTCGCGGCCGAGGGCGGCGAGAACAAGAAGCTCGACAAGGTCGTCGCCAACCTTGTCGCGGGCTCCGGCGCCGACCAGGCCAACCAGCTCGGCGGCTTCGCCGTGCGCTACGTCCTGGTCCGCAAGGGCGCGCCCCGTGAGATGAGCCGCGTTCTGGACGCCACCCCGGGCCTGACCCGGCTCAGCCAGCAGGACGGCAGCGCCCTGTGGCGCCTGGACAGCCAGGTCTCGCGTGCCTCGATCGTCCCCAAGTCCGGCGAGGCCCTGTCCATCGCCGCCGGACCCGTCGAACTGCACACCACCATCCCCTCCGGGGGAGAGGGCCGCGTGCTGCGCCTCGCCGACACGGCCGACGCGGGCTGGACGGCGACCCTGGACGGAAAGCCGCTCACTCGCACCACCGTCGACGACTGGGCGCAGGGCTTCGAACTGCCCGCGAGCGGCGGCAGGCTGGACGTCACCTTCGACGCCCCGATGAGCCACACCGGCTGGCTGTGGGCCCAAGGCGCGCTCGCCGTCGTCCTCGTGGTCCTCGCCCTGCCCGGGCGGCGCCGTGACGTCGACGACGACCTCCCCGAGGAGCCGGTCGTCCCGGCCCAGGACGCCACGGGCGAGGGCCGCCGCGCCCGCCGTCTGCGCGCCCAGGCCGAGGCCGAGGCGGAGCAGTCCGACCAGGCCGTCCAGGAAGAGGGCGCCCTTCCTCCTCCGGAGGAGGAGGCCGAGCAGACGCCCGCGTCGGTCCCGCAGCAGCAGGCATACGACGAGTGGGATTCGTCGACCTACGCGGGCGCCGAGTACGGCTACGGCGGCGAGCAGTACCAGGGCCGGCAGCAGTACCCGGCGGGCACCTACGAGCAGCCGTACCAGGCGGACCCCTACCAGGCGGGCCAGTACGACCCGTACGCCTACGGGGGCACGGCAGCGTACGACCCGATGCAGACGTACCAGGGCTACGACGGGACCGGCCAGGGCTACGACGCCGCCTACGACCCGAACACGCCCCCGCAGCCGCCGCACGGCACCGACAGTGAGCGCCCCGACGGGAGCCAGCAGTGA
- a CDS encoding DUF5719 family protein yields MNRTTLSLIAGATALAAVTGFASLNAPAASGDNTAKAATQQPVERTSLLCPQPSTSEIAETAYTSFTPVTQGTADSGKAELQAAAEESADSASGKKTGKKTVKAALKPAEPGKPATGDGSGAEPPALVGTAEGKFAPGWTVQETTAVAAGTGRGLLGTNCTAPDTEFWFPGVSTATGRTDYVHLTNPDDSAAVVDVELYGKDGTLKSTVGEGITVQPHASEPLLLSTLASGQQTDLTVHVTVRSGRVGAAVQALDDKIGGDWLAASTDPAGSLVMPGIPKDATAVRLVAFAPGDQDADLKIRLASPSGLITPAGNETLHVKAGMTAAADLGDVTRGEAGSLVLTSTGTSAPVVAALQVVRGKGSKQEMAFIPATSPVGARATVADNSSKGTTLALSAPGRSAQVKVTASAGSEGGTATTKTYTIKGGTTQDIDAPVPAGLKGTYALTVEPVSGGPVYASRTLASAQEGVPGFTIQTLPDDRGTVAVPEADQDLSVLLKK; encoded by the coding sequence GTGAACCGCACCACCCTGTCCCTGATCGCCGGCGCGACCGCGCTCGCCGCCGTCACCGGATTCGCCTCGCTCAACGCGCCGGCCGCCTCCGGCGACAACACCGCCAAGGCGGCCACCCAGCAGCCCGTGGAGCGCACCAGCCTGCTCTGCCCGCAGCCCAGCACCTCCGAGATCGCGGAGACGGCGTACACGTCGTTCACGCCCGTCACCCAGGGCACCGCCGACAGCGGCAAGGCCGAACTGCAGGCCGCGGCGGAGGAGTCGGCGGACTCCGCGAGCGGCAAGAAGACCGGCAAGAAGACCGTGAAGGCCGCCCTGAAGCCGGCGGAGCCCGGCAAGCCGGCCACCGGTGACGGCTCCGGAGCCGAGCCGCCCGCCCTCGTCGGCACCGCCGAGGGCAAGTTCGCGCCCGGCTGGACCGTCCAGGAGACCACCGCGGTCGCCGCGGGCACCGGCCGCGGTCTGCTCGGCACCAACTGCACCGCCCCGGACACCGAGTTCTGGTTCCCGGGCGTCAGCACCGCCACCGGCCGTACCGACTATGTGCACTTGACCAACCCCGACGACTCGGCGGCCGTCGTCGACGTCGAGCTGTACGGCAAGGACGGCACCCTCAAGTCGACGGTGGGCGAGGGCATCACGGTCCAGCCGCACGCCAGCGAGCCGCTCCTGCTGAGCACGCTCGCGAGCGGGCAGCAGACCGACCTCACCGTCCACGTGACCGTCCGCAGCGGCCGCGTCGGCGCCGCCGTCCAGGCCCTGGACGACAAGATCGGCGGGGACTGGCTGGCCGCCTCCACCGACCCGGCGGGCAGCCTCGTCATGCCGGGCATCCCCAAGGACGCCACGGCCGTGCGGCTGGTCGCCTTCGCGCCCGGCGACCAGGACGCCGACCTGAAGATCCGCCTCGCCTCGCCCTCGGGCCTGATCACACCGGCCGGGAACGAGACGCTGCACGTCAAGGCCGGCATGACCGCGGCGGCCGACCTCGGTGACGTCACGCGCGGCGAGGCGGGCTCCCTGGTGCTCACCTCCACCGGAACCTCGGCACCGGTCGTCGCGGCCCTGCAGGTGGTGCGCGGCAAGGGCAGCAAGCAGGAGATGGCGTTCATCCCGGCCACCAGCCCGGTCGGTGCGCGCGCGACGGTCGCCGACAACAGTTCCAAGGGCACCACGCTCGCCCTGTCCGCCCCCGGCCGGAGCGCCCAGGTCAAGGTCACCGCGTCCGCCGGCAGCGAGGGCGGTACGGCGACGACGAAGACGTACACGATCAAGGGCGGTACGACCCAGGACATCGACGCACCGGTCCCGGCCGGTCTCAAGGGGACGTACGCCCTGACGGTCGAGCCCGTCTCCGGAGGCCCCGTCTACGCCTCCCGGACCCTCGCCTCCGCCCAGGAGGGTGTCCCGGGGTTCACGATCCAGACCCTCCCGGACGACCGCGGGACGGTGGCGGTGCCGGAGGCGGACCAGGATCTGTCGGTGCTGCTGAAGAAGTGA
- a CDS encoding metallopeptidase family protein, translated as MDTPVPPTAAAPGPRRRDRHGRGMRGPVAPPQVPLAASRAEVFADLVQDSVERLERRWPQLADIDFMVLEVPRLGGSGEGWSDEAVPLGGTIPAFEDHPARVVVYRRPVEIRTKGRDERAALVHEVVVEQVAELLGLTPETVDPRYGED; from the coding sequence ATGGACACCCCCGTACCGCCCACCGCCGCCGCACCCGGGCCCCGCCGTCGTGATCGCCACGGAAGGGGCATGCGCGGCCCCGTCGCGCCGCCCCAGGTGCCGCTCGCCGCGAGCCGCGCCGAGGTCTTCGCGGACCTGGTGCAGGACTCCGTGGAGCGGCTGGAGCGGCGCTGGCCCCAACTCGCCGACATCGATTTCATGGTCCTCGAAGTGCCCCGCCTCGGCGGCTCCGGCGAGGGCTGGAGCGACGAGGCGGTGCCTCTGGGGGGCACGATCCCGGCGTTCGAGGACCATCCCGCGCGTGTGGTCGTCTACCGTCGCCCGGTCGAGATCCGCACCAAGGGCCGCGACGAGCGCGCGGCGCTGGTGCACGAGGTCGTCGTGGAGCAGGTCGCGGAGCTGCTGGGACTGACACCGGAGACGGTGGACCCACGCTACGGCGAGGACTGA
- a CDS encoding DUF3499 domain-containing protein, translating into MSPVRRCSRTACGRPAVATLTYVYADSTAVLGPLATYAEPHCYDLCAEHSERLTAPRGWEVVRLADASAPSRPSGDDLEALANAVREAARPQQRTAEAGGGARSADPMEVARRGHLRVLRSPDN; encoded by the coding sequence GTGAGCCCTGTACGTCGCTGTTCGCGAACCGCTTGCGGCCGCCCCGCCGTCGCGACGCTGACGTACGTCTACGCCGACTCGACCGCGGTCCTCGGCCCGCTCGCCACCTACGCCGAACCCCACTGCTACGACCTGTGCGCCGAGCACTCCGAGCGCCTCACCGCGCCGCGCGGCTGGGAGGTCGTCCGGCTCGCCGACGCCTCCGCTCCCTCCCGCCCCAGCGGTGACGATCTGGAAGCGCTCGCCAACGCGGTGCGCGAGGCGGCCAGGCCGCAGCAGCGCACCGCCGAGGCGGGTGGCGGCGCCCGCTCGGCGGACCCGATGGAGGTCGCGCGCCGCGGCCACCTACGGGTGCTGCGCTCGCCGGACAACTGA
- a CDS encoding L-lactate permease yields MYVQKLEPVADSLGLSALVATLPLVIVLVLLGGVRMKAHRAGLIGLLAASLVAWLAYGMPVGQTLSSAAQGAVFGLFPILWIVVNALWVYRMTVCTRHFDVLRRSFGRLSDDPRIQALVVAFCFGALLEALAGFGAPVAICSVMLVALGFDPVRAAVVALVANTAPVAFGAMGTPVVTLAQVTGLPLDSVASVVGRQTPLLALVVPLVLVGLVDGRRGLRETWVPALVCGVAFAAAQFAASNYVSAQLADIGASLAGAAALVAVPHARRPAAEPVRAAVLTGVRSEDLDQEDPRPEVVRAYAPYALIVVIFSIAQIPAVKDWLAHATRTYDWPFLDVVTPEGKPVGGNVLTLPLLSTGGTLVLLAGLCTAVVLGVHARVAVEEWAATVHELRFAILTVTSVLALAYVMNLSGQAATIGHFVAAAGAGLAFLSPVLGWFGVAVSGSDTSANALFGALQVSAAHESGLSPELLAAANSSGGVLGKMISPQNLTIACAAVGLAGREGDLLRKVLPWSAGLLLIMCLIVLGQSSPVLGWMLP; encoded by the coding sequence GTGTACGTCCAGAAACTGGAACCCGTGGCCGACTCGCTGGGCCTCTCCGCCCTCGTGGCGACCCTGCCCCTCGTCATCGTCCTCGTCCTGCTCGGCGGCGTCCGCATGAAGGCGCACCGGGCCGGACTCATCGGCCTCCTGGCCGCGTCACTGGTCGCCTGGCTCGCATACGGCATGCCGGTCGGCCAGACACTCTCCAGCGCCGCCCAGGGGGCCGTTTTCGGCCTCTTCCCCATCCTGTGGATCGTCGTCAACGCCCTGTGGGTGTACCGGATGACCGTCTGCACCCGGCACTTCGACGTCCTGCGCCGCTCGTTCGGGCGGCTGTCCGACGACCCGCGCATCCAGGCACTCGTCGTCGCGTTCTGCTTCGGCGCGCTCCTGGAAGCCCTCGCGGGCTTCGGCGCGCCCGTCGCGATCTGCTCGGTGATGCTGGTCGCGCTCGGCTTCGACCCGGTGCGCGCGGCCGTGGTGGCGCTCGTCGCCAACACCGCACCGGTCGCCTTCGGCGCGATGGGCACACCGGTCGTCACACTCGCCCAAGTCACGGGCCTGCCACTGGATTCCGTCGCCTCCGTAGTCGGCCGTCAGACCCCGCTACTGGCCCTCGTCGTGCCCCTTGTGCTCGTCGGACTGGTCGACGGCCGGCGCGGGCTGCGGGAGACCTGGGTGCCCGCCCTGGTGTGCGGAGTCGCCTTCGCCGCCGCCCAGTTCGCCGCCTCGAACTACGTCTCCGCGCAACTCGCCGACATCGGCGCGTCCTTGGCGGGCGCCGCCGCCCTGGTCGCCGTACCGCATGCGCGCAGGCCCGCCGCCGAGCCCGTACGAGCGGCGGTCCTGACCGGCGTACGCAGCGAGGACCTGGACCAGGAGGATCCGCGCCCCGAGGTCGTGCGCGCCTACGCCCCGTACGCGCTGATCGTCGTCATCTTCTCGATCGCGCAGATCCCGGCGGTCAAGGACTGGCTGGCGCACGCGACCCGTACGTACGACTGGCCCTTCCTGGACGTCGTCACCCCCGAGGGCAAGCCGGTCGGGGGCAATGTCCTCACGCTCCCGCTCCTGTCGACCGGCGGCACCCTCGTCCTGCTCGCCGGACTGTGCACGGCCGTCGTACTCGGGGTGCACGCGCGTGTGGCGGTCGAGGAATGGGCGGCGACGGTGCACGAGTTGAGGTTCGCGATCCTGACCGTGACGTCCGTGCTGGCCCTCGCCTACGTCATGAACCTCTCCGGACAGGCGGCCACGATCGGCCACTTCGTGGCGGCGGCCGGAGCGGGGCTCGCCTTCTTGTCACCCGTTCTGGGCTGGTTCGGCGTGGCGGTGTCCGGCTCCGACACCTCGGCGAACGCCCTTTTCGGTGCCCTCCAGGTGAGCGCGGCCCACGAGTCGGGGCTGTCTCCTGAACTGCTCGCCGCCGCCAACAGTTCGGGCGGAGTGCTCGGCAAGATGATCTCGCCGCAGAACCTGACCATCGCGTGCGCGGCGGTCGGGCTCGCGGGCCGTGAGGGCGACCTGCTGCGCAAAGTGCTCCCATGGAGCGCCGGGCTGCTGCTGATCATGTGTCTGATCGTGCTGGGCCAGAGCTCACCGGTCCTCGGCTGGATGCTGCCCTGA
- a CDS encoding phosphomannomutase/phosphoglucomutase has protein sequence MTADLSQLVKAYDVRGVVPDQWDESMAELFGAAFVQVTGADAIVIGHDMRPSSPGLSRAFARGAAARGVDVTEIGLCSTDQLYYASGAFNLPGAMFTASHNPAQYNGIKMCRAGAAPVGQDTGLAEIRELVESWLDSGLPTSDATPGTITQRDTLEDYSAYLRSLVDLTHIRPLKVVVDAGNGMGGHTVPTVFEGLPLDLVPMYFELDGTFPNHEANPLDPANIVDLQQRVREESADIGIAFDGDADRCFVVDENGDPVSPSAITALVAARELGKHGGGTVIHNLITSWSVPEVVREHGGTPVRTRVGHSFIKAEMARTGAIFGGEHSAHYYFRDFWNADTGMLAALHVLAALGGQDGPLSELVAEYDRYVGSGEINSTVDDQAARLAAIKAAYEGREGVTIDELDGLTVTSDDSWFNVRPSNTEPLLRLNAEAKDEATMAKVRDEILEIIRG, from the coding sequence GTGACTGCTGATCTGTCGCAGCTCGTGAAGGCGTACGACGTACGCGGGGTGGTCCCGGACCAGTGGGACGAGTCGATGGCCGAGCTGTTCGGGGCGGCCTTCGTCCAGGTGACCGGAGCGGACGCCATCGTGATCGGGCACGACATGCGGCCCTCGTCGCCCGGCCTGTCGCGCGCCTTCGCACGCGGAGCCGCGGCACGCGGTGTCGACGTGACCGAAATCGGCCTGTGCTCCACCGATCAGCTGTACTACGCGTCCGGTGCGTTCAACCTGCCGGGCGCCATGTTCACGGCCTCGCACAACCCCGCCCAGTACAACGGCATCAAGATGTGCCGCGCGGGCGCCGCCCCGGTCGGCCAGGACACCGGCCTGGCCGAGATCCGCGAACTCGTCGAGTCCTGGCTCGACTCGGGCCTCCCGACCTCCGACGCCACACCGGGAACGATCACGCAGCGTGACACGTTGGAGGACTACTCGGCGTACCTCCGCTCGCTCGTCGACCTGACCCACATCCGCCCCCTGAAGGTCGTGGTCGACGCGGGCAACGGCATGGGCGGGCACACGGTGCCGACGGTCTTCGAGGGCCTTCCCCTCGACCTCGTACCCATGTACTTCGAACTGGACGGCACGTTCCCGAACCACGAGGCGAACCCGCTGGACCCGGCGAACATCGTGGACCTCCAGCAGCGCGTGCGCGAGGAGAGCGCCGACATCGGCATCGCCTTCGACGGAGACGCGGACCGCTGTTTCGTCGTCGACGAGAACGGCGACCCGGTCTCCCCGTCCGCGATCACCGCCCTGGTCGCCGCCCGCGAACTCGGCAAGCACGGCGGCGGCACGGTCATCCACAACCTCATCACCTCCTGGTCGGTGCCCGAGGTCGTCCGCGAGCACGGCGGCACCCCGGTCCGCACCCGCGTCGGCCACTCCTTCATCAAGGCCGAGATGGCCCGCACCGGCGCGATCTTCGGCGGCGAGCACTCCGCGCACTACTACTTCCGCGACTTCTGGAACGCCGACACGGGCATGCTGGCCGCCCTGCACGTCCTCGCCGCTCTCGGCGGCCAGGACGGCCCGCTCTCCGAGCTCGTCGCCGAGTACGACCGCTATGTCGGCTCCGGCGAGATCAACTCCACGGTCGACGACCAGGCGGCCCGTCTCGCCGCGATCAAGGCCGCGTACGAGGGCCGCGAGGGTGTCACCATCGACGAGCTCGACGGTCTGACCGTCACCTCGGACGACTCGTGGTTCAACGTCCGCCCCTCCAACACGGAGCCCCTCCTCCGCCTGAACGCCGAGGCGAAGGACGAGGCGACGATGGCGAAGGTACGCGACGAGATCCTGGAAATCATCAGGGGCTGA
- a CDS encoding Trm112 family protein: MPLEAGLLEILACPACHAPLKEQESELLCTGQGCGLAYPVRDGIPVLLVDEARRPG; encoded by the coding sequence ATGCCGCTCGAAGCCGGCCTCCTGGAGATCCTCGCCTGCCCGGCCTGCCACGCCCCGCTCAAGGAGCAGGAGAGCGAGCTGCTCTGCACGGGCCAGGGCTGCGGTCTCGCCTACCCGGTCCGGGACGGCATCCCCGTACTCCTCGTCGACGAGGCCCGCCGCCCCGGGTAA
- a CDS encoding SIS domain-containing protein, which translates to MLDESLLDDPEALARADRRELLRGAAEAGARVRTAVRHATEAGIAELKPDGRPRAVLIAGPGLAATGVAELLGTLAGASCPITRLTPTGVAPASGALRWELPGWAGPVDLLLIATPDGSEPGLELLVEQAYRRGCSVVAVAPAGTPIVEVVQGTHGLFVPMATAPYEPIEPLAASAPGVLWALLTPLLVLLDRTGLVSAPPEALEKVADRLDRVAERCGPAIAPYSNPAKTLAAELAEALPVIWTEGTSAGPAGRRFTAALAELAGRPALTAELPEALAAHSVLLSGALAAAADPDDFFRDRVEEQQVLHARVVLLRDRPAGGLTAGPAARELALSHDTAISELEPEEGGDLETLAELIAVTDFAAVYLALASGA; encoded by the coding sequence ATGCTCGACGAATCGCTGCTCGACGACCCAGAGGCGCTCGCCCGCGCCGACCGTCGCGAGCTGCTCCGGGGCGCCGCGGAGGCCGGCGCCCGTGTGCGTACCGCAGTCCGGCACGCCACGGAAGCCGGAATCGCGGAACTGAAGCCGGACGGCCGCCCACGCGCCGTCCTGATCGCCGGCCCCGGCCTGGCAGCCACCGGCGTCGCCGAACTGCTCGGCACACTCGCCGGAGCCAGCTGCCCCATCACCCGGCTCACCCCCACCGGCGTCGCCCCCGCCTCCGGTGCTCTCCGCTGGGAGCTGCCCGGCTGGGCGGGCCCGGTGGACCTCCTGCTGATCGCCACCCCCGACGGCAGCGAACCAGGCCTCGAACTCCTGGTCGAGCAGGCATACCGGCGCGGCTGCTCCGTCGTAGCGGTGGCCCCCGCCGGCACCCCGATCGTGGAGGTGGTGCAGGGCACGCACGGCCTGTTCGTACCGATGGCGACCGCCCCGTACGAGCCGATCGAACCCCTCGCGGCCTCCGCCCCCGGCGTCCTGTGGGCCCTGCTCACCCCGTTGCTCGTACTGCTGGACCGCACCGGCCTGGTCTCCGCCCCGCCCGAGGCGCTGGAGAAGGTCGCCGACCGCCTCGACCGCGTCGCCGAACGCTGCGGCCCGGCCATCGCGCCCTACAGCAACCCGGCCAAGACGCTCGCCGCCGAGCTCGCCGAAGCACTCCCGGTGATCTGGACGGAGGGCACCTCCGCGGGCCCCGCGGGCCGCCGCTTCACCGCCGCGCTCGCGGAACTGGCCGGTCGCCCCGCCCTCACCGCGGAACTCCCCGAAGCGCTCGCCGCCCACAGCGTCCTGCTCTCGGGCGCGCTGGCCGCGGCCGCCGACCCCGACGACTTCTTCCGCGACCGCGTCGAGGAGCAGCAGGTCCTCCACGCACGTGTGGTCCTCCTGCGCGACCGCCCGGCCGGCGGCCTCACCGCCGGGCCCGCCGCCCGCGAGCTGGCCCTCAGCCACGACACCGCGATCAGCGAGCTCGAACCCGAGGAGGGCGGCGACCTCGAAACCCTCGCGGAACTGATCGCCGTCACGGATTTCGCCGCCGTTTACCTGGCGCTCGCTTCAGGGGCCTGA